The Henckelia pumila isolate YLH828 chromosome 2, ASM3356847v2, whole genome shotgun sequence genome includes a window with the following:
- the LOC140878054 gene encoding cell wall / vacuolar inhibitor of fructosidase 2-like, with product MTKKVFLIVLVTVSISFFAQGKASNNKDMTLLESVCKRTYDYKLCISSLKSNPRSYNADIKGLARIMMGVTRSKVDEILRVMLQLGRNATDPRVPECLDNVCYPVYDESTDYIQHAVEHLQSNSLKEAITDMNYANGDEQECEKCFAKLEIKSPMTSINTQFATLCKVTEDIIRVLLK from the coding sequence ATGAcaaaaaaagtgtttttgatAGTTCTTGTTACGGTGTCCATCTCCTTCTTTGCTCAAGGAAAAGCAAGCAACAACAAAGACATGACATTATTAGAAAGCGTGTGTAAGAGAACGTATGACTACAAATTGTGCATCTCTTCTTTGAAATCGAATCCTCGTAGCTACAACGCAGACATAAAAGGACTAGCACGTATCATGATGGGGGTAACACGGAGCAAAGTAGATGAAATACTAAGAGTTATGCTTCAATTGGGAAGGAACGCAACGGATCCCCGCGTACCAGAGTGTTTGGACAATGTCTGTTATCCAGTGTACGATGAAAGCACAGATTATATCCAGCATGCGGTAGAACATTTGCAATCAAATTCTCTCAAAGAGGCAATCACTGACATGAATTATGCAAATGGAGATGAACAAGAATGTGAGAAATGCTTTGCTAAGCTTGAAATCAAGTCGCCTATGACATCTATAAACACTCAGTTTGCTACTCTTTGTAAAGTCACGGAAGACATTATAAGAGTCTTATTAAAGTAG